aaacttctgtttttttctgcGTGTAGTAAATAAGGTAACAgccaaaaaaaaactcttgacaACCTGCATCAAAAGCACTTCTTCTTTGgctctccttctttcttttctgttaCAGACTCCCTCCATCATCAAAAACCGACTTGGATTTTGTTAATCTCTGGTTTTCACTTCATGTTtatgtagtatttttttttaatggttttcttGGGTCCTGTGGCTGAAATTGAAGTGACCCCACTTAGGAATTTAAAGTgacaaactgaaatttgtcttAGACATTTTTGTCTCTGCtttcattattgtttttgttgatatgAGATGTTTTTGAGCTATTCTATCCTAAATTGAGTGTCTCTGTGTTGTTGGATATTTGTTccttttttgttgtgttggctTTTCGGCACTGAATTCAAGTGTCGTGAAGCTTCAATTTTGATTCATTATCAGCCTGTTTTGTTCTAAAGTCTGTAGTTTTGTTTCCATTTCAACTTTCTGATCGGTGTCAGTTTCTCAGCTTAATTCGGGTTTAGAATAATCTGTAAGTAAATAtttgttcggttttttttatatactgtttcggttttttttcctctctctataTTCTAGTGGCGAGCTTCAATTATTTATTGGACTTCGGGATGGATTTCAAGTAAAGAGTGAGTTTTTAAACTGGGGTTGCaatcttcttgttattttttattatttctttaaattcatattggttttgttttgagacTTGGAATCTTGGTGCTGGTAAGAGATTCTTTTGCGTGGACCATATATTATTTAGggtagagagggagagagagagtgaataagagagagagattggaTTGTATGGTAAAAGGTAGAAAATTCATATGGAATTGAGTATGGAAATGACTCCAAGAGTAGAGGTTGAGGAAGACAGCGACAACAATAAAGGAAGTATGTGGGATTTGGATCAGAAACTTGATCAGCCCATGGATGAGGAAGCTGGAAGGCTCAGAAATATGTACAGGGAAAAGGTACTGGAGCATTACAatttcccttctctctctcatcCACTCAATTGCAAAAAGCAAACTAATAAATGGAATTCAGTTGTGCTTGGTGAAGTCAGACAACACACGCTCCTTGCTGATGCCATTTTTCCTTCCTGGAATGAGCTGGTTTAGAGACCAACTCTTGGATATGCTTGGATTTCCATTTGCAGACCCTGTTAACTTTGCCTTTAAATCACAAATGAATGGACTTAATTAGTTATAATCTTGCAATAAGGATGCTGGTATTTGTGgatttacttattttataagCTTGCATAAATGAGATTTCTAAtgtaaataattattgtttCGTTAAAGCAATGGATTTTGGTGGTTTGATGCTGATTTTAGTTTGTTTGCTAATACAATTTTTGCTACTTTCAGAAGTTCTCAGCCCTTTTGCTTCTGCGGCTTGCCTTCCAGAGTCTTGGAGTGGTTTATGGAGACTTGGGCACCTCTCCCTTGTACGTGTTCTACAATACGTTCCCTCATGGAATCAATGATTCAGAGGATGTGATTGGAGCTCTTTCACTGATCATATACTCGCTTACTCTTATCCCACTCCTTAAGTATGTCTTCATCGTGTGTAAAGCAAATGACAATGGCCAAGGTAAACTAGTTTCATTGTATAATACACGTAGCTCTGATTCTACGGGTTAATGATTTTGATAGGGGAATTTATAGAGCTATACCTTATGACTTTCTGGGATGATTTCTTTCATTTGTGTTTACATCCAGATTCTAACTATAAAGAAAGTATTATAAGAAGAAGTGTGTGTGCTATCAGGCTAGTTTCTCCTTTTTGCTGCTTGAATAGTAGTGTGAtcataaattttctttgttattttatttcttctggTATTGGCATAGATTTTGATAGCAAACCATGACACTTCTAAGTTATAGAGATTTTCTGTGGATCAACTTGTTActccattattttttcagtAAGTTTTGTTTGATATAGCCATGTGAACAGaaagaaaactattttttatggtctcattttaaaaaatgcacTGTACAGTGATGTTCTTGTAAGCACTCGCATAGGAATTTCAGGTTTTGACTTTGATTTGGAATTTGAATATGTGCCTAGTGTAGCACACATTTGTGATGTTTCTTGCCTTGACGTTGATGAGAATCACTGGACTTGAAACTATCCTCTTCATGGCACAGGTGGAACATTTGCCCTCTATTCGTTACTCTGCCGGCATGCTAAAGTTAGAACTATTCCAAATCAACACCGGACAGATGAAGAGCTGACAACATATAGCCGTTCCACTTTCAATGAGCAATCATTTGCTGCTACAACTAAGCGATGGTTGGAGAGATATGCATTCAGAAGGAATGCACTTCTTATTCTTGTCCTTGTTGGCACTTGTATGTTGATTGGTGATGGGATTCTCACTCCAGCAATATCTGGTACGTTGATGACTACTAACTTATAAATTTTCTGTCGGTCTATCTATAAAATGCATATTGCTTTGGCATATAATTTCTGGGTGCGATTGCATGTTTGTGTTTATGTTAgaacctttaaaaaattagctAGATAGCTTATTCTAGGAAGAAATCATAGTGGTTTGTTTTAATGTGTGTtgtacaatttattttaataactgCGTTCATATTGCTTTATTGCAACAACTTCTGTTTAGCCATTAGAATGTTTTTGATTATTCTCATGATAAATGTTTGGACGCTTGGGTTGCTAATGGGATCTGTGGGTAAAGAAATCCAATTGATGTATCGATTCCTAGAGAATGATTAAAGGATAAAAGTTTCATGTGATTATCATGTTTGGCAAGTAGCATGTACTTGTGGTTTATCTGGGCCTGGAGTGTTTTCCCTTAGCTGTTAGTTTAtgttagttttaatttatttcaattcccCTGGAAATGCTTAACCACTCTTCGATGACAGTTCTTTCAGCTTCTGGCGGGATCAAGGTAAACCACCCCAAACTGAGTAGCGGTATTTTTCTTCTCCtgaaaatcaacaaaaccttgtcattgttttttcatttctgcaatcaattgtgttgttttttttgccTCAGTTTTCTAGCAATTTGGATTTCTGAATCTTTAACTATGCTGTTTTCTTTGGTGCAGATGTAGTCATAGTTGTTGCAGTTGTAATATTGGTGGGTTTGTTTAGCATGCAACACTATGGGACAGATAAAGTCAGCTGGCTCTTTGCCCCAATTGTGCTGCTTTGGTTTCTCTTAATTGGGGGTATCGGCCTGTTCAACATCTGGAAATATGATACTGGTGTTCTGAAAGCTTTTTCACCTGTATATATTTATCGGTATTTTAGAAGGGGAGGTAGAGATAGTTGGACTTCCCTGGGAGGGATTATGCTCAGTATAACTGGTAATTATCAAATGAATTGGTGACTCTATGCTTGTGAAGTTTGAGTACATAAATCCTTTTCTTCCCTAATGtttaaaccttttaaaatttgttaacaTCAAATCTGAGATTATAGCAGTATGCTGATTCTTGTTACGAACTGCTACAGGTACGGAGGCACTTTTTGCCGATCTATCCCATTTTCCAGTTTCAGCTGTACAGATTGCTTTTACTTTAGTTGTTTTCCCTTGTCTTCTTTTAGCATATTCTGGACAAGCCGCTTATCTTATGCAAAACAAGGAACATGTGGTTGATGCATTCTACCGTTCTATTCCAGGTAAAAAGCTTTTTTAGTTGGGTTTCCTAGCCTTCTATTGTTActtcttgattttcttcattTCCTGCAACTTCTTGTGAGGTGCATGTTATGGTCATTTTACTGTTATgcaattcaaaaatatagaaAGATAAGCAATAAGAGGACAAATAACGAAATAAGCTCTCTTCTTGGCTGTGAATTTTGAGGCATATACTTATTGTGGAAGAAATGAAAATGTATGAGAAGTTCTCCTTCAAGTAGAGGTCTTGGGGATTAGGAATATCTTGCAACTAAACAGAGACTAGGAAATCCAGAGTTCAAACgctcaaatttttcaattttatatgttGGGCTCACTGTTAGGCCGTGGTGAAACTCATAGATATGATGTGGTAAGATATGATTCATGATCACTGAAAATCATTGCATGGACATTTATTATCCCAGTTTTTTCCACAAACCGCTAGaataaatttcagttggaaaaaCACAAAGCATCTTTGAGAATTTAGTCCTTGTTCTGATTTTAGAATGGCTATGAAGTCGCTAATGTAGGAATTTCAGATCATTTATTTGGAATCAAAGCCCGCCAAGAGTGTTCAGCCCTATGGATGCCTTGTGGACTTGCATGAAGTTATCCTAAACACATGTAATATGGAATTAAAAAACTTCTCACGGCTTACTTTCCCACAAACATATGGTTTGACCATCAAAATTTTGGGACCAAACTCAAAGAACAGTTTCCTGTGTTGGTCAAGTTTCATTTTTAATCCTGACTGTTTAGGCATATCTATCTCCATGTTTCAACGAATGTCTTATTGGACTTGATGGTCTTATTAAGGTTGTGATACCATCTTAACACTAGTCTTTCTCTTCCCATAGAAACAAATTtttgatgaagatgatgttACTGGACAGATGCTAATTTGTACCTTCTTTCTGACATGGCAGATAAAATATATTGGCCAGTGTTCATTGTCGCAACTGCAGCTGCTGTAGTTGCAAGTCAGGCTACCATATCTGCAACTTTTTCAATAATCAAGCAGGCTCTTGCACTTGGATGTTTTCCAAGAGTCAAAGTTGTACATACATCAAAAAAGTTCCTAGGCCAGATATATATTCCAGATATAAATTGGATCCTTATGATCCTTTGCATCTGCGTCACTGCTGGTTTCAAGAACCAAAGTCAAATCGGTAATGCTTATGGTAAGTTTATTGAAGAGAATGATTTATGTGTGGCTGAACAAGTGGCATGAAATTAACCTGATCCATCTTCTTTCATTCTGAAGttcaaaccaagaaaaataatatcttcTTTTATTCTGCTAATCTTTTGACTTTGCTATGACACCTGTGCTAACTTTCTGGGAACAAGTTCTATGAGCTTCATGAAATGTGTTGTTGAGAGTAACATGAGTCTCTTGCTTAATGTAACTTGTGATTTCTAAAAGCAGATCAAAGTCGAATTTTACCAGGCAAATTTTGCTCATGTATTTAACTTCTTTATGATGCATTGCtctaaattgaacaaaatccTGTGCAACAACAGGGACAGCTGTTGTGATAGTCATGCTGGTGACCACTTTGCTTATGATTCTAATCATGTTATTGGTGTGGCGCTGCCATTGGATTCTTGTCTTGCTGTTCACTGGCTTATCACTGGTTGTGGAATGCACCTACTTCTCTGCTGTACTCTTCAAGATTAACCAAGGCGGGTGGGTGCCCCTTGTGATTGCAGCTGCCTTTCTTGTCATCATGTATGTTTGGCATTATGGTACATTGAAACGTTACGAGTTTGAGATGCACAGTAAGGTTTCTATGGCGTGGATTGTAGGGCTTGGCCCCAGTTTAGGACTGGTGAGAGTCCCAGGGATTGGGCTTGTGTACACCGAGCTGGCAAGAGGGGTTCCCCGCATCTTCTCTCACTTCATTACAAATCTACCTGCCATACattctgttgttgtttttgtctgTGTGAAGTACCTCCCTGTCTACACGGTCCCTGAAGAAGAGAGATTCCTTGTCAAGCGGATTGGACCAAAGAATTTTCACATGTTTCGTTGTGTTGCAAGGTATGGATATAAAGACCTTCACAAGAAGGATGAAGATTTTGAGAAAAAACTCTTTGATAGCCTCTTCTTGTTTGTCCGGCTTGAGACTATGATGGAAGGATGTTCAGATTCAGACGATTATAGTTTATATGGACAGCAAACTGAGCGGTCGAGAGAAGCCCTTTTGAATGATAATGGAAACACTGCTTCCTCGTTTGCTGATCCCACTATTTCATCCATTGACTCGATCGTGCAGATCAAATCTCCATCACATGCAAATTTTACCAGTAGGTCGTCCGACCGAACTAGCAGCCAGGCGGAGGTTGACCAGACTGAATTTTTGAATAATTGTAGGGATGCTGGGGTGGTGCACATAATGGGGAATACGGTGGTGAGAGCTAGGAGGGATTCAAGATTCTACAAGAAGATAGCTGttgattatatatatgcatttcttagaaaaatttGTAGGGAAAACAGTGTGATTTTTAATGTTCCTCATGAGAGTCTCTTGAACGTCGGACAGATATTctatgtataaatattttttttttataaaactgtTGATAAGAGCAAgctaaaaaggaaaatatagaATATACAAAGAGAGCAAGCAAAAAGCAGAAGAAACAACGCGCGCATGCTGAGAAGAAGAGACAGTACGTCAGTACcaacacaagaaaataaaatacaaagacaacAGGAGCAAACCTGCCTTTTCAAGCGTTGATGGCAAGCACAAACCCTGAGAAATTTGCAAGGAAGAGTATGTTggcaaataaacaaaacaatctaaaatgataattaatcaGAAAACAATTGGCACAGAGAGTCCAAATTACAAAATGCAAAGCAAAGTGAAGGAAAAAGCAGCTATCCCAACATTAGCAACCTCGAATCTGATGATATGGAGCGTGATATAGCCATCACAATATCAATGAAAAAGATGCCAATTCTCAGATGGGATCCAAAAAAGATTCTAAgcaaaatgctttgaaaaattcTTACACCAAATATGAAATCAAAATCTCCTTCATCTTAtctagaaaagaagaagaaaaaacaaccttATTTTAAGGtgtagaaaaagagaaaaagggttGAAACCATTGACACTGATATAAAGCAAAGGCtctaaaacaaatcatatcACCATATAGTTATGAATACATCCCGAGATAGTGATGGTTGAACATTTTCTAAGCGCTTTACAAGGCGCACAGTTATATCTAACCTATCTCTATTGCTTTTGCGAGTTGGCATGGCTATAATTCAATGATTGTAtaatacattaaataaaaatcatggtGGATGAGTTTTACATGGAGCTTAATGGGTGGCAATTTTGTAATTAATCCAGACACTAGAAAGGTTCATCGTATGTTATATCATCTGAGAATCACATGATGATTATGGCACTAGAAATAATAAATGGTACttctataattttaacaaatctCTTTGATTCTATAAATAATCCGAGACATTTTAGAAAGCTTTTTATAATTAACCTTTATTaaacatatctttttttataaaagcttCTGATGAGGTTAGAGAGCCATGTCTGCCCTGACAAGGATTGGGTTTCTgtttaaaaaaagcaataatGTTTGGCAAGCGTAACACAAAAAAACCGTTCCTTCCatacaaactaaataaataaattcatgggGCTAATTTTTAAggtgcaataataataataaatatacgtCTCCGTTAACatctttgtttttgtgtgtgtgaaATGATGCAagggtttaatttatttttcttagtttgcTTGTAATCTTAAGTTTGCTGTTACTTAGAATGTGAAATGTGTAGCATTTCATGAGTTCATTGTTCTTGTTTGCCATTTTTAGTATTATGTACAGTCAAATATTTATTCCAATTTTGACAACTGTGAACAAGTTCTATGTTTCCGCGGATTCTATTTGTTCACATTTGTCTACCTTTCCAGATTGGCTCTGGCTAATGTGAACCAgcccttttcattttcattttgggATTTGAAAAGACTCAATGCTGGATCCCATGGCACCATAATGTAATGCAATATCATGCCATTTAGGGTCACTGAATTTGGTTTGATGTTTATGT
This region of Populus alba chromosome 3, ASM523922v2, whole genome shotgun sequence genomic DNA includes:
- the LOC118028609 gene encoding potassium transporter 11 isoform X4, with translation MELSMEMTPRVEVEEDSDNNKGSMWDLDQKLDQPMDEEAGRLRNMYREKKFSALLLLRLAFQSLGVVYGDLGTSPLYVFYNTFPHGINDSEDVIGALSLIIYSLTLIPLLKYVFIVCKANDNGQGGTFALYSLLCRHAKVRTIPNQHRTDEELTTYSRSTFNEQSFAATTKRWLERYAFRRNALLILVLVGTCMLIGDGILTPAISVLSASGGIKVNHPKLSSDVVIVVAVVILVGLFSMQHYGTDKVSWLFAPIVLLWFLLIGGIGLFNIWKYDTGVLKAFSPVYIYRYFRRGGRDSWTSLGGIMLSITGTEALFADLSHFPVSAVQIAFTLVVFPCLLLAYSGQAAYLMQNKEHVVDAFYRSIPDKIYWPVFIVATAAAVVASQATISATFSIIKQALALGCFPRVKVVHTSKKFLGQIYIPDINWILMILCICVTAGFKNQSQIGNAYGKFIEENDLWTAVVIVMLVTTLLMILIMLLVWRCHWILVLLFTGLSLVVECTYFSAVLFKINQGGWVPLVIAAAFLVIMYVWHYGTLKRYEFEMHSKVSMAWIVGLGPSLGLVRVPGIGLVYTELARGVPRIFSHFITNLPAIHSVVVFVCVKYLPVYTVPEEERFLVKRIGPKNFHMFRCVARYGYKDLHKKDEDFEKKLFDSLFLFVRLETMMEGCSDSDDYSLYGQQTERSREALLNDNGNTASSFADPTISSIDSIVQIKSPSHANFTSRSSDRTSSQAEVDQTEFLNNCRDAGVVHIMGNTVVRARRDSRFYKKIAVDYIYAFLRKICRENSVIFNVPHESLLNVGQIFYV
- the LOC118028609 gene encoding potassium transporter 10 isoform X3; the encoded protein is MELSMEMTPRVEVEEDSDNNKGSMWDLDQKLDQPMDEEAGRLRNMYREKKFSALLLLRLAFQSLGVVYGDLGTSPLYVFYNTFPHGINDSEDVIGALSLIIYSLTLIPLLKYVFIVCKANDNGQGGTFALYSLLCRHAKVRTIPNQHRTDEELTTYSRSTFNEQSFAATTKRWLERYAFRRNALLILVLVGTCMLIGDGILTPAISVLSASGGIKVNHPKLSSDVVIVVAVVILVGLFSMQHYGTDKVSWLFAPIVLLWFLLIGGIGLFNIWKYDTGVLKAFSPVYIYRYFRRGGRDSWTSLGGIMLSITAYSGQAAYLMQNKEHVVDAFYRSIPDKIYWPVFIVATAAAVVASQATISATFSIIKQALALGCFPRVKVVHTSKKFLGQIYIPDINWILMILCICVTAGFKNQSQIGNAYGTAVVIVMLVTTLLMILIMLLVWRCHWILVLLFTGLSLVVECTYFSAVLFKINQGGWVPLVIAAAFLVIMYVWHYGTLKRYEFEMHSKVSMAWIVGLGPSLGLVRVPGIGLVYTELARGVPRIFSHFITNLPAIHSVVVFVCVKYLPVYTVPEEERFLVKRIGPKNFHMFRCVARYGYKDLHKKDEDFEKKLFDSLFLFVRLETMMEGCSDSDDYSLYGQQTERSREALLNDNGNTASSFADPTISSIDSIVQIKSPSHANFTSRSSDRTSSQAEVDQTEFLNNCRDAGVVHIMGNTVVRARRDSRFYKKIAVDYIYAFLRKICRENSVIFNVPHESLLNVGQIFYV
- the LOC118028609 gene encoding potassium transporter 11 isoform X1, yielding MELSMEMTPRVEVEEDSDNNKGSMWDLDQKLDQPMDEEAGRLRNMYREKKFSALLLLRLAFQSLGVVYGDLGTSPLYVFYNTFPHGINDSEDVIGALSLIIYSLTLIPLLKYVFIVCKANDNGQGGTFALYSLLCRHAKVRTIPNQHRTDEELTTYSRSTFNEQSFAATTKRWLERYAFRRNALLILVLVGTCMLIGDGILTPAISVLSASGGIKVNHPKLSSDVVIVVAVVILVGLFSMQHYGTDKVSWLFAPIVLLWFLLIGGIGLFNIWKYDTGVLKAFSPVYIYRYFRRGGRDSWTSLGGIMLSITGTEALFADLSHFPVSAVQIAFTLVVFPCLLLAYSGQAAYLMQNKEHVVDAFYRSIPDKIYWPVFIVATAAAVVASQATISATFSIIKQALALGCFPRVKVVHTSKKFLGQIYIPDINWILMILCICVTAGFKNQSQIGNAYGTAVVIVMLVTTLLMILIMLLVWRCHWILVLLFTGLSLVVECTYFSAVLFKINQGGWVPLVIAAAFLVIMYVWHYGTLKRYEFEMHSKVSMAWIVGLGPSLGLVRVPGIGLVYTELARGVPRIFSHFITNLPAIHSVVVFVCVKYLPVYTVPEEERFLVKRIGPKNFHMFRCVARYGYKDLHKKDEDFEKKLFDSLFLFVRLETMMEGCSDSDDYSLYGQQTERSREALLNDNGNTASSFADPTISSIDSIVQIKSPSHANFTSRSSDRTSSQAEVDQTEFLNNCRDAGVVHIMGNTVVRARRDSRFYKKIAVDYIYAFLRKICRENSVIFNVPHESLLNVGQIFYV
- the LOC118028609 gene encoding potassium transporter 11 isoform X2 codes for the protein MELSMEMTPRVEVEEDSDNNKGSMWDLDQKLDQPMDEEAGRLRNMYREKFSALLLLRLAFQSLGVVYGDLGTSPLYVFYNTFPHGINDSEDVIGALSLIIYSLTLIPLLKYVFIVCKANDNGQGGTFALYSLLCRHAKVRTIPNQHRTDEELTTYSRSTFNEQSFAATTKRWLERYAFRRNALLILVLVGTCMLIGDGILTPAISVLSASGGIKVNHPKLSSDVVIVVAVVILVGLFSMQHYGTDKVSWLFAPIVLLWFLLIGGIGLFNIWKYDTGVLKAFSPVYIYRYFRRGGRDSWTSLGGIMLSITGTEALFADLSHFPVSAVQIAFTLVVFPCLLLAYSGQAAYLMQNKEHVVDAFYRSIPDKIYWPVFIVATAAAVVASQATISATFSIIKQALALGCFPRVKVVHTSKKFLGQIYIPDINWILMILCICVTAGFKNQSQIGNAYGTAVVIVMLVTTLLMILIMLLVWRCHWILVLLFTGLSLVVECTYFSAVLFKINQGGWVPLVIAAAFLVIMYVWHYGTLKRYEFEMHSKVSMAWIVGLGPSLGLVRVPGIGLVYTELARGVPRIFSHFITNLPAIHSVVVFVCVKYLPVYTVPEEERFLVKRIGPKNFHMFRCVARYGYKDLHKKDEDFEKKLFDSLFLFVRLETMMEGCSDSDDYSLYGQQTERSREALLNDNGNTASSFADPTISSIDSIVQIKSPSHANFTSRSSDRTSSQAEVDQTEFLNNCRDAGVVHIMGNTVVRARRDSRFYKKIAVDYIYAFLRKICRENSVIFNVPHESLLNVGQIFYV